The following are encoded in a window of Rubellicoccus peritrichatus genomic DNA:
- a CDS encoding helix-turn-helix domain-containing protein, whose protein sequence is MKRNRPQTEQGIINAAIDMIVETGFIDFGINAIAARAGSDKVLIYRYFGGTDGLLKYIGETKPLFPTASELIGELPVFIEAYRQAMQENQLAVTLMGWSPAVDNPLTEAFRSAKNAFWSDVQHLMHPQSTAASHFLDILSELPLSAISTSQLEPMIANLEFAPEARQATTSITEAEEELPTNLL, encoded by the coding sequence ATGAAGCGCAACCGCCCCCAAACCGAACAAGGTATCATTAATGCCGCCATCGATATGATTGTTGAAACGGGCTTTATTGACTTTGGGATCAACGCAATTGCTGCGCGGGCTGGTTCGGATAAGGTCTTGATTTACCGCTATTTTGGCGGGACGGATGGCCTGCTAAAGTATATTGGCGAAACCAAGCCTTTGTTTCCAACCGCAAGTGAGCTGATAGGCGAATTGCCTGTTTTCATCGAAGCCTATCGGCAAGCCATGCAGGAAAACCAACTGGCTGTGACGCTCATGGGCTGGTCACCCGCTGTTGATAATCCCCTGACCGAAGCCTTTCGCTCAGCCAAGAACGCTTTCTGGAGCGATGTTCAGCACCTGATGCACCCTCAGAGTACTGCAGCAAGCCACTTCCTCGATATTCTGTCCGAACTTCCGCTCAGCGCAATTTCCACCAGCCAACTTGAGCCCATGATTGCGAATCTGGAGTTTGCGCCCGAAGCAAGACAGGCGACAACTTCGATTACTGAGGCCGAAGAGGAACTGCCAACGAACCTGTTGTAG
- a CDS encoding prepilin-type N-terminal cleavage/methylation domain-containing protein: MSRKFLNVRGFTLTELLVAIAIIGVLATILMPAIRNVQEKAHMTECGNNLRQVSVLFELYKHDNDFELPAPGIHSGGSWRIWDHTVLMSYMDDARVNDIMNENQREDGTIFQCPTAQTVLEENGKNGVANNWGYGMNKFLPPRGNATYYTHTQIKMPSKVFDPSKTALVMDAEHSIISPLAGDMVHIENASLRHGGKVNVLFIDGHIEQVAFDDIPAQGADGAAEFWEGKASSPSS, from the coding sequence TTGTCCCGAAAATTTCTCAATGTCCGTGGCTTTACTTTGACCGAATTGCTGGTCGCAATTGCCATCATCGGTGTTCTTGCCACAATTCTTATGCCTGCAATTCGCAATGTGCAGGAGAAAGCGCATATGACGGAATGCGGAAACAATCTTCGCCAGGTATCTGTACTTTTCGAGCTCTATAAGCATGATAACGATTTTGAGTTGCCAGCTCCGGGGATTCATTCTGGAGGCAGTTGGCGGATATGGGATCATACGGTTCTCATGTCCTACATGGATGATGCGCGCGTAAATGATATCATGAACGAGAATCAGCGCGAAGATGGAACGATTTTTCAATGCCCGACTGCACAAACGGTGCTTGAAGAGAATGGCAAGAATGGTGTCGCGAATAATTGGGGTTATGGGATGAATAAGTTTTTGCCACCCAGGGGAAATGCCACCTACTACACGCACACACAGATAAAAATGCCATCCAAGGTTTTTGATCCATCTAAGACAGCATTGGTTATGGATGCAGAGCATTCGATTATCAGTCCTCTTGCTGGGGATATGGTTCACATCGAGAACGCTTCATTGCGTCATGGCGGCAAGGTTAATGTACTTTTTATTGATGGGCATATCGAGCAAGTTGCATTTGATGATATACCTGCTCAAGGGGCTGATGGTGCTGCAGAATTCTGGGAAGGCAAAGCCTCGTCGCCGAGTTCCTGA
- a CDS encoding glycoside hydrolase family 38 C-terminal domain-containing protein: MKRNTFPQLSLFRLVTACEQIKNRLYHRFQDLEVKRLKAKPKAEMDAVEGTVLQFPYHWGRLWETAWFQIDLPNDASGKYLRWNDQAEAILHADGRPVYGFDPAHRYWQVPEGVKLITLEGRCCQSAIWHPDATGLDPYGSRLDGAVLYERHEALWLIYYDLLPLLEWLRYTFADLESPNHEFDKSSGRLPTLELVPPKFRTLLRRLDKVVDQVERDQFDSAQKDLKQIYKDFVGADRFAKALLTGHSHVDLVWLWPEHTGEAKSTHAFANVDYLMERYPEFRFAYSQPASYRAVSRRSPDLFSSVKKHMAMGRWEMLGGLWVESDTNLPCGEALSRCFSLGQKYFKDQTGAISEILWLPDTFGLSASVPSIAAQHGIRYFFGNKPTWNRIHEFPLSSFDWVGPDGSSLLTHVCRENIQSYNGLASVREVAQNADANRQGDVFPEYLLPTGFGDGGGGPTEEMCEYARRLKDLAGLPSVQWSSVSDFFETFSESKDELPSHYGEIFLECHLGVFTTNSNLKAAYRRAERALQFWEAVRVIGGKGAIEDHYWERLTFAQFHDCVTGAAIYEVTSAFEKELNTIADEAEGMGQSDLPSGGTSAVLNPFPLARLYLSEGEKPKMIPPLCVAEINDLPSVDLPVVEATETMLSNGLVRIEFNSKGEVSAFSRGEKSMPINEALGRLSSHVERSNAFPAWDIPHSTMNDFDWIDNEVSSISVRNISEHKAEVAFKKSICGDSAIILTYSLEAGSPVVRLNLSIDWNEQRRLLKMHFPTEYYGRLARFGSAFGSVTRNAREFDAHDAVQWEVPGSRWAAISYDGEYEGLALMAKSKYGFSCRDGDLAVSLLRSVPFTCEETHLQAAPASLRPEQNRPHLIDLGHHEIELAFSFYDAGASRDQLPATLSETLWQPMLGIESSAADAGFLGLEGGDSLVPTWACPHDDGSWTLRLHETQGRAGYCKLLLREGYAASRERLGGASIEAGFIDEIAFDSYAIVSVRIGRK, translated from the coding sequence ATGAAGCGCAATACATTCCCGCAACTATCGCTTTTTCGTTTGGTTACCGCATGTGAGCAGATAAAGAATCGATTGTACCACCGCTTCCAGGATTTGGAAGTAAAGCGACTCAAGGCGAAGCCAAAGGCTGAGATGGATGCGGTGGAAGGAACCGTTTTACAGTTCCCTTATCATTGGGGGCGACTCTGGGAAACTGCCTGGTTTCAGATTGATTTGCCAAATGATGCTTCAGGTAAATATCTGCGTTGGAACGATCAGGCTGAGGCAATCCTTCATGCTGACGGGCGCCCTGTCTACGGCTTTGATCCGGCGCATCGCTACTGGCAGGTTCCCGAAGGGGTTAAGCTCATTACGCTTGAAGGCCGTTGCTGTCAGAGTGCCATCTGGCATCCGGATGCAACGGGGCTTGATCCCTACGGCAGTCGTTTGGATGGTGCCGTTTTGTATGAACGGCATGAGGCTTTATGGTTAATCTATTATGATCTGCTTCCGCTGCTCGAGTGGTTGCGTTATACTTTCGCTGATCTGGAATCACCAAATCATGAATTTGATAAATCCAGTGGACGATTGCCTACTCTTGAGCTTGTCCCACCCAAGTTCAGGACATTGCTTCGCCGTTTGGATAAGGTTGTCGATCAAGTAGAGCGTGATCAGTTTGATTCTGCTCAAAAGGATTTGAAGCAGATTTACAAGGACTTTGTAGGAGCTGATCGTTTTGCCAAAGCTTTGCTGACGGGACACAGCCATGTGGATCTGGTGTGGCTTTGGCCTGAACATACCGGCGAGGCAAAATCGACGCATGCCTTTGCCAATGTTGATTATTTAATGGAGCGTTATCCTGAGTTTCGTTTCGCCTACTCACAGCCAGCCAGTTATCGTGCCGTTTCCAGGCGCAGTCCTGATCTGTTCAGTTCTGTTAAGAAACACATGGCAATGGGACGCTGGGAGATGCTTGGTGGGCTGTGGGTTGAATCGGATACGAACCTGCCTTGTGGCGAGGCATTGAGCCGGTGTTTCTCACTCGGCCAAAAGTACTTTAAGGATCAAACTGGAGCGATTTCCGAGATTTTATGGCTTCCGGATACATTTGGGCTTTCCGCAAGTGTGCCTTCAATTGCCGCCCAACATGGCATACGTTATTTCTTTGGTAATAAGCCTACTTGGAATCGGATTCATGAATTTCCATTGTCCAGTTTTGATTGGGTTGGGCCTGATGGAAGTTCTCTGCTTACTCATGTGTGTCGTGAGAATATCCAAAGTTACAATGGTTTGGCTTCCGTTCGTGAGGTTGCACAGAATGCGGATGCAAATCGACAGGGTGATGTTTTTCCCGAGTATCTATTGCCGACTGGTTTTGGAGATGGAGGAGGAGGGCCTACGGAAGAGATGTGTGAGTATGCCAGACGGCTCAAAGATCTGGCTGGGCTGCCCTCGGTTCAATGGAGCTCTGTGTCGGATTTCTTTGAAACATTCAGTGAGTCAAAAGATGAACTGCCATCACATTATGGTGAAATCTTTCTGGAATGCCATTTAGGCGTTTTTACCACAAATAGCAATTTGAAAGCAGCATACCGCAGAGCGGAGCGCGCGTTGCAGTTTTGGGAGGCTGTGCGCGTTATCGGTGGAAAAGGTGCGATCGAAGATCACTACTGGGAGCGACTTACTTTTGCCCAATTTCATGACTGCGTGACAGGGGCCGCTATTTACGAAGTGACCAGCGCATTTGAAAAAGAACTCAATACGATTGCGGATGAGGCGGAAGGCATGGGGCAAAGTGATTTGCCCTCGGGTGGAACTTCTGCTGTCTTGAATCCATTTCCTTTAGCCAGGCTTTATTTATCCGAAGGCGAGAAGCCAAAGATGATCCCGCCCTTGTGTGTTGCTGAAATAAACGATCTGCCGTCGGTGGACCTTCCTGTTGTGGAAGCGACAGAAACCATGTTGTCAAACGGTTTGGTTCGAATTGAATTCAACTCCAAGGGCGAGGTCTCTGCTTTTTCAAGAGGTGAGAAAAGTATGCCAATCAATGAGGCTTTGGGACGATTGTCGAGCCATGTCGAACGAAGCAATGCCTTTCCCGCCTGGGATATTCCGCATAGTACAATGAATGATTTCGATTGGATCGATAATGAAGTATCTTCGATTTCTGTTCGGAATATTTCGGAGCATAAAGCGGAAGTGGCATTTAAGAAATCTATTTGCGGAGACAGTGCGATTATCTTGACCTATTCTCTCGAAGCCGGTTCGCCAGTTGTGCGTTTGAATTTGTCAATTGATTGGAACGAGCAACGCCGGCTGCTGAAGATGCATTTTCCGACGGAATATTATGGTCGCCTGGCCCGGTTCGGTAGTGCTTTCGGTAGCGTCACAAGAAATGCCCGTGAGTTCGATGCTCACGATGCGGTACAGTGGGAGGTTCCGGGTAGTCGATGGGCCGCGATATCGTATGATGGAGAGTATGAAGGGCTTGCTTTGATGGCTAAGTCAAAGTATGGATTCTCTTGCCGTGATGGCGACTTGGCAGTGAGCTTACTGCGTAGTGTTCCGTTTACTTGTGAGGAAACCCATTTGCAGGCTGCTCCCGCTTCGTTACGGCCAGAGCAAAATAGGCCGCATTTGATTGATTTGGGTCATCATGAAATTGAGCTGGCGTTTTCTTTTTACGATGCAGGTGCGTCACGCGATCAATTACCCGCTACGTTATCGGAGACTCTCTGGCAACCAATGCTTGGTATTGAATCGAGTGCTGCTGACGCTGGCTTTCTAGGCCTTGAAGGGGGAGATAGTCTGGTCCCTACCTGGGCGTGTCCGCATGATGATGGCAGTTGGACTTTACGGCTTCATGAGACACAGGGCAGGGCTGGTTATTGCAAACTACTATTACGTGAGGGATATGCAGCAAGTAGAGAACGGCTAGGCGGAGCATCAATTGAAGCAGGCTTTATTGATGAAATTGCTTTTGATTCATATGCGATTGTCAGTGTCCGTATTGGTCGGAAGTAG
- a CDS encoding ribbon-helix-helix domain-containing protein, with product MARKKKTAQSRNTGKTQISISLSTSLVKRIDKLAKAQNRNRSNFITNAMLDVTGG from the coding sequence ATGGCTCGCAAAAAGAAAACAGCACAAAGCCGCAACACCGGCAAAACTCAAATTTCAATCAGCTTATCAACCAGCTTGGTTAAGCGAATTGACAAACTGGCAAAGGCGCAGAACCGGAACCGTTCTAATTTTATTACGAACGCGATGCTCGACGTCACAGGCGGTTGA
- a CDS encoding intermembrane phospholipid transport protein YdbH family protein: MRRFFRWIIIGLSGLILILLGLVVLVPTWLPWLAEVKVNNLLKEKGATLAELKFHQFDLSGINLEIEALSKEGITFDEGIVELDYSIDSVLRREVESLVLSDLDVSVDLPLLLDSRPVASTVDSARVEDSGIDNFTMPMKWFALEDATLTLEAGDWSKALSLQANLDRGHPSLFFFEGKDDSDGLVVSGEVDQSVLSGEATFKLDSENPVFWLELVDQLGLYRKPKGLEVVTGALGLEGAVRIKEKLPEQWTALGSLALPDIKFNNAELTAELTNFGGRGNAGQFEKVWFGLFDASLSYDGYVASLSEMTLETLDLNQTYAKLTGLELSGSVPVFGLGDTSFEGGAIGTLVEGPWAQIQPPVDLDLFSVKLIMPAAPLMLFTEFGSITGNFEMEGEIGSGPSRDIDLSAVFSDVELSHSAASFSAQTFSLNATGKLEKQLSAVIELLNGKVVWAEGAGILSQIGGEIYIDSLTPLALLEPQVLTFSELRQGEVVISDGSISIAYQADPDDAIGTMMATLGGDFAGGRLLAEVLVTASESLNVEAKLVFDDIELETLAAYFPEFNGRIQGKVSGELPVRLEGNRLIVQPGFLEMKPGQTGTFQYTRVGWLTQDPGLDPEAYVEGKDLLSLMKEPNGAAILTELAMRDLRMTAFRMDVMKPDTGDRRVIIRIEGDGEVKEVTVPVIQDIRVGGDVKETINVLLKLKEKIAF; this comes from the coding sequence ATGCGCAGGTTTTTTAGATGGATCATTATTGGGCTTTCAGGGCTTATCTTGATTCTGCTTGGCCTTGTCGTTTTAGTGCCGACGTGGTTACCATGGCTTGCGGAGGTTAAAGTAAATAACTTGCTAAAAGAAAAAGGTGCGACACTTGCAGAGTTGAAATTTCATCAATTCGACCTGTCCGGGATCAATCTGGAGATCGAAGCCCTCAGCAAAGAGGGGATTACTTTTGATGAAGGAATCGTCGAGCTTGATTATAGCATCGATAGTGTGCTTCGCCGTGAGGTGGAGAGCTTGGTGCTTTCGGACTTGGACGTTTCTGTTGACTTGCCTCTTTTACTGGATTCCCGGCCAGTGGCTTCAACGGTAGATTCCGCAAGGGTAGAGGATTCGGGGATAGATAACTTCACCATGCCCATGAAGTGGTTTGCCTTAGAAGATGCAACTCTGACCTTGGAAGCGGGAGACTGGAGTAAAGCCTTGTCTCTGCAGGCCAATCTGGATCGTGGTCATCCCAGTCTCTTCTTTTTTGAAGGAAAAGATGATTCCGATGGTTTGGTTGTGTCCGGAGAAGTGGATCAGTCGGTATTGAGTGGTGAGGCTACTTTTAAATTAGACTCTGAGAATCCGGTGTTTTGGTTGGAATTGGTCGATCAACTTGGTCTTTATCGGAAGCCGAAGGGCTTGGAGGTGGTTACGGGAGCTTTGGGCCTTGAAGGAGCTGTTCGGATAAAAGAAAAATTGCCCGAGCAATGGACTGCTCTTGGTTCTCTTGCATTGCCGGATATCAAGTTTAACAACGCAGAACTAACTGCGGAACTAACGAATTTTGGTGGTCGTGGTAATGCCGGCCAGTTTGAGAAAGTGTGGTTTGGTCTCTTCGATGCCTCGCTCTCATATGATGGGTATGTCGCATCACTCAGTGAAATGACTTTGGAGACACTTGATTTGAATCAGACCTATGCCAAACTTACGGGGTTGGAATTGAGTGGTAGTGTTCCGGTTTTTGGTTTGGGAGATACCAGTTTCGAGGGTGGAGCGATTGGCACTTTGGTGGAGGGCCCATGGGCTCAAATTCAACCCCCAGTGGATTTAGATTTGTTCTCTGTCAAGCTGATCATGCCCGCAGCACCGCTTATGCTTTTTACCGAATTCGGGAGCATAACTGGAAATTTCGAAATGGAAGGCGAAATCGGTAGTGGGCCATCGAGGGACATTGATTTGAGTGCTGTTTTTAGCGATGTGGAACTTTCGCATTCGGCTGCCAGTTTTTCAGCTCAAACATTTTCGCTTAATGCCACAGGTAAATTGGAAAAACAGCTCTCTGCGGTTATTGAATTGCTCAATGGAAAGGTGGTTTGGGCTGAGGGCGCGGGAATCTTGAGCCAGATCGGAGGTGAGATTTATATCGATTCCTTAACCCCTTTGGCTTTGCTTGAGCCTCAAGTGCTTACATTTTCTGAGTTGCGACAGGGGGAGGTTGTCATCTCAGATGGGTCAATATCTATCGCTTATCAAGCAGATCCGGATGATGCGATAGGAACAATGATGGCCACGCTGGGTGGCGATTTTGCTGGAGGCCGCTTATTGGCCGAGGTTCTTGTCACTGCTTCGGAATCGCTGAATGTAGAGGCAAAGCTCGTTTTCGATGATATTGAATTGGAAACACTTGCTGCTTATTTTCCCGAATTTAATGGCCGGATTCAGGGAAAAGTGTCCGGGGAATTGCCAGTTCGACTCGAAGGCAATCGATTGATCGTTCAGCCAGGATTTTTGGAGATGAAACCAGGCCAGACAGGGACCTTTCAATATACTCGTGTTGGCTGGTTGACGCAGGACCCAGGTCTGGATCCAGAGGCTTATGTAGAGGGGAAGGACTTGCTTTCCCTGATGAAAGAGCCGAATGGGGCTGCCATTCTGACTGAATTAGCTATGCGTGACCTCCGAATGACAGCATTCCGGATGGATGTCATGAAGCCGGATACCGGTGATCGCAGGGTTATTATTCGCATTGAGGGAGATGGAGAGGTTAAGGAAGTGACGGTTCCTGTGATTCAGGACATTCGTGTCGGAGGTGATGTAAAGGAAACCATCAATGTGCTCCTCAAACTTAAGGAAAAAATCGCCTTTTAG
- a CDS encoding ATP-dependent Clp protease adaptor ClpS has protein sequence MSNHTENPIALPVSETEVQEALPWQVVVLNDPVNLMSYVVMVFRRVFGYDLEKAQQHMLEVHELGQSILWEGELEKAESYVYQLQEWQLTARLNQDA, from the coding sequence ATGTCTAATCACACGGAAAACCCGATTGCGCTTCCTGTGAGCGAAACCGAGGTTCAGGAAGCGTTACCGTGGCAGGTTGTCGTTCTCAACGACCCTGTCAATTTGATGTCCTATGTGGTCATGGTCTTTCGTCGTGTTTTTGGTTATGATTTGGAAAAGGCCCAGCAACACATGCTGGAGGTGCATGAACTGGGACAGTCGATACTCTGGGAGGGAGAGTTGGAAAAAGCAGAGAGCTATGTTTATCAGTTACAGGAGTGGCAGCTCACTGCGCGTTTAAACCAAGATGCCTGA
- a CDS encoding sigma-54-dependent transcriptional regulator — translation MGKRILILDDDADFNHLLTDIFSQADYDVTSERDPEVAVGLFDNSTFDLVVTDQKMPGLSGEEFIREVKAKRPDLPVIMVSGYLDNDTIRRLIKEGVGGVFLKPLNVFSLLKRTAALIEEREAGLRRKEQADLEQSVVEPEHFQHSLPFSFKTFPCKAAKSVEFAKKLYSLRNFKSNLIIVAAPGVDMHSIIDDLNGFDVAGEEAFLFVDSRHLSEDGFLELIDQGVRRGASRVTLVIGHAERMTSPQKKIVFAASSGDAPFESIGTPLRFIFHVSDDLDDLYDAGEIDDDLYMFMGTSEVKVPALVDIREDIPLLAHSFMRDECDRLGLEPIPSLESPARVFLRDWDWPGNAAELKRMLSLALELEKPRLSREDLREIGSKIRSSSNAKRFDLRHELENHRTDLCRAALIFSNEEPTQASSILNIPPDLISSVSDLDGIKKAYMSKL, via the coding sequence ATGGGTAAGCGGATTCTAATCCTGGATGATGATGCAGATTTTAATCACCTGTTGACTGACATCTTCAGTCAGGCAGATTATGACGTAACCTCTGAACGTGATCCGGAAGTTGCAGTTGGTCTTTTCGATAATTCAACTTTTGATCTGGTTGTTACTGACCAGAAAATGCCAGGTTTGTCCGGAGAGGAATTCATACGTGAGGTAAAAGCCAAACGTCCGGATTTGCCCGTTATTATGGTATCCGGTTATCTTGATAATGATACAATCCGGAGATTGATTAAAGAGGGAGTCGGCGGTGTTTTTCTCAAACCACTCAATGTCTTTTCCCTGCTCAAGCGTACCGCGGCATTGATTGAGGAGCGGGAAGCAGGTTTGCGACGCAAGGAACAAGCTGATTTGGAGCAGTCTGTTGTTGAGCCGGAACACTTTCAACACAGCCTGCCTTTTTCATTCAAAACGTTCCCTTGTAAGGCTGCCAAGTCAGTCGAATTTGCCAAAAAACTTTATTCACTGAGAAATTTTAAATCTAACTTGATCATCGTTGCGGCTCCTGGAGTCGATATGCATTCGATCATTGATGATTTAAATGGTTTTGATGTCGCTGGTGAAGAAGCATTTCTATTTGTCGATTCAAGGCATCTATCAGAGGATGGTTTTCTTGAGCTTATCGACCAGGGAGTGCGTAGGGGTGCAAGCCGTGTAACGCTTGTGATCGGGCATGCTGAGCGTATGACATCGCCCCAGAAGAAGATTGTATTTGCGGCTTCATCTGGTGATGCCCCTTTCGAGTCTATTGGAACCCCGTTGAGGTTCATCTTTCACGTTTCGGATGATCTGGACGATCTGTATGATGCAGGTGAGATCGATGATGACCTCTACATGTTTATGGGCACTTCCGAGGTCAAGGTCCCGGCTCTTGTCGATATTCGGGAAGATATTCCGCTACTGGCACATAGTTTCATGAGGGATGAGTGTGACCGCTTGGGGCTTGAGCCTATCCCATCGCTTGAATCACCAGCCCGGGTATTTTTGCGTGATTGGGATTGGCCCGGGAATGCAGCGGAATTGAAGCGCATGCTGTCACTTGCTTTGGAATTGGAAAAACCGCGCCTTTCCCGTGAAGACTTAAGGGAGATTGGTTCAAAAATCCGTTCCTCGTCGAATGCAAAGCGTTTCGACTTGAGGCATGAGTTGGAAAACCACAGAACGGATTTATGTCGAGCAGCACTGATTTTTTCTAATGAAGAACCCACACAGGCATCTTCGATACTTAATATCCCGCCTGATCTTATCTCGTCCGTTTCAGATTTGGACGGCATAAAGAAGGCTTACATGTCCAAGCTATGA
- a CDS encoding PEP-CTERM sorting domain-containing protein: MHRLSIFSLALFTSAAMTANAIIINDPFTTGGAPNYNGNASLVGQGPTNVGGMTGNWLSGVGTGVLASDTGLTYSDSNYAPASGGSAFSTSSGNRVGRLLTTPYTDTSSETIYLSFLMQTEDSSSSTYRAFELHNGGFGDGSDRKLQIGFHTGDFGSSTNYGIRLDNVSITQSEVLGPNDGGVNLFVVQIDFSAITNNDQVTVWQNPDLTNPGAGTAISGFNMTFDRISFASFSNADTNWDEIRLGNSFASVTTVVPEPSTLALIGFAGILAIIRNRRR, translated from the coding sequence ATGCATAGATTAAGTATCTTCAGCTTGGCTCTTTTCACATCGGCGGCCATGACCGCGAACGCGATCATTATCAATGATCCTTTCACTACTGGTGGCGCCCCCAATTACAATGGGAATGCCAGCCTGGTAGGACAAGGGCCGACTAATGTAGGTGGAATGACTGGAAATTGGTTGAGTGGAGTCGGGACTGGAGTTCTCGCTTCAGATACTGGCCTGACTTACAGCGACAGCAATTATGCTCCGGCAAGCGGAGGAAGCGCTTTCAGTACTAGCTCTGGTAACCGAGTTGGTCGTCTTCTAACGACTCCTTACACAGACACCTCATCCGAAACCATCTATCTCAGCTTTCTCATGCAGACAGAAGATAGTAGCAGCTCTACATATAGAGCTTTCGAGCTTCACAATGGGGGGTTTGGAGACGGTAGCGATAGAAAGCTTCAGATTGGATTTCACACTGGAGACTTTGGCAGTTCGACGAATTACGGTATACGCCTAGACAATGTCTCCATAACTCAATCAGAAGTACTTGGCCCGAACGACGGCGGGGTAAATCTCTTCGTCGTTCAAATCGACTTTTCGGCGATTACTAATAACGATCAAGTCACTGTATGGCAAAATCCCGACTTAACCAATCCTGGTGCAGGCACGGCCATCTCAGGATTTAATATGACTTTTGACCGTATCTCTTTTGCCAGTTTCTCAAACGCAGATACAAATTGGGATGAAATTCGACTCGGAAACAGCTTCGCTTCGGTAACTACCGTCGTTCCAGAGCCTAGCACTCTCGCACTGATTGGCTTTGCCGGAATATTGGCAATTATCCGAAATCGGCGGCGATAA
- a CDS encoding sigma-54-dependent transcriptional regulator produces MAQKILVLDDEENYAEMLESLLEQHFFLVDSATKPEEALKALEQEGYELVISDYKMPVMDGADFLLKAREINPDLPFIIVSGLMNTPELVKVANMGVTLVLEKPIDIENFINQVKNFVTPLAEEEYADVKSSDGDSSEGNAPTVRKFIKTYPDDLEFVSDSSATMQFFVQDLWDAVQEQSHIFISIPPGSEIELILREIKRWKQFPGKKFHVVCPGPSVSSTELLRQFTLVAKDDSYANLIAVTGFSSAPLSAQEMLVDAIREAPDDLCFTYFIESTLLDQAAPAINEELLELIQESLCRMPPLKVRPSDLATYVKRILPRIARVEGHSAIAEVEPDAARALLAYDWPGNFAELISVLRSAAIVEESNALTSESVQRFLKGSNADLTDLESHLAQYQADLLKKATDDSGESTMQILEALGVDYEPTGESTEGADFPLLFPDLLTTPVAVKA; encoded by the coding sequence ATGGCTCAAAAAATACTTGTTTTAGATGACGAGGAAAACTACGCCGAGATGCTTGAATCTCTGCTAGAGCAACATTTCTTTCTGGTCGATTCTGCTACCAAGCCTGAAGAGGCCTTGAAAGCGCTCGAGCAGGAGGGTTATGAGCTCGTCATTTCCGACTACAAAATGCCGGTCATGGATGGGGCAGACTTTCTGCTAAAAGCCCGAGAAATTAACCCGGACTTGCCATTCATTATTGTTTCCGGGTTGATGAATACCCCCGAGCTGGTGAAGGTCGCAAATATGGGCGTAACGCTCGTCCTTGAGAAGCCGATCGATATCGAGAACTTCATCAATCAGGTAAAAAACTTTGTCACTCCGCTTGCGGAAGAGGAGTACGCGGATGTCAAGTCGAGTGACGGTGATAGTTCTGAAGGAAATGCGCCAACCGTTCGTAAATTCATCAAAACCTATCCCGATGATCTTGAGTTTGTTTCAGATAGCTCTGCGACGATGCAGTTTTTTGTCCAGGATCTATGGGATGCGGTTCAGGAGCAATCTCACATCTTTATTTCCATCCCTCCGGGCAGTGAGATCGAGTTAATTTTACGGGAGATTAAGCGCTGGAAACAGTTCCCAGGGAAGAAGTTCCATGTGGTGTGCCCCGGTCCCAGTGTCAGTTCGACTGAGTTACTTCGGCAGTTTACTCTTGTTGCCAAAGATGATTCTTATGCAAATCTGATCGCGGTTACGGGTTTTTCATCTGCACCACTCAGCGCTCAGGAAATGTTGGTCGATGCTATTCGTGAAGCCCCTGACGATCTCTGTTTTACTTATTTTATTGAAAGTACGTTGTTGGATCAGGCTGCACCTGCGATTAACGAGGAGTTGCTCGAATTGATTCAGGAAAGCCTCTGCAGAATGCCACCATTAAAGGTGCGTCCTTCCGATTTAGCAACTTACGTAAAGCGCATTCTTCCTCGTATTGCTCGTGTAGAGGGGCATTCAGCTATTGCTGAAGTTGAGCCTGATGCCGCTCGTGCGTTGCTCGCATATGACTGGCCCGGAAACTTTGCTGAGCTTATTTCTGTATTACGCAGTGCGGCCATAGTGGAAGAGTCCAATGCGTTAACCTCAGAATCTGTCCAGCGATTTTTGAAGGGCTCAAATGCTGACCTGACGGATCTTGAATCCCATTTGGCTCAGTACCAGGCCGATTTACTCAAAAAAGCGACAGATGATTCCGGAGAGTCTACCATGCAGATACTTGAAGCTCTTGGAGTCGACTATGAGCCAACCGGCGAATCAACAGAAGGTGCTGATTTCCCGCTTCTTTTTCCAGATTTGTTGACCACCCCAGTGGCCGTTAAGGCCTGA